One Mya arenaria isolate MELC-2E11 chromosome 5, ASM2691426v1 genomic window carries:
- the LOC128235745 gene encoding putative nuclease HARBI1, with amino-acid sequence MGYHSINTQIVFDGRDNIIDIVERWPGATHGSRMLRESGLDALFLGGHVPGDHSYLLGDSGYPCKRWLLTPYVNPQSGAQTRYNSALKTTRSRVERGIGQLKRRWGILNGEIQLKPENACKVIIACAVLHNICKRRNIPLLDILPNAAGQGMNQGVYAGPKKGCVTGNL; translated from the exons ATGGGTTATCATTCGATCAACACGCAG ATAGTCTTTGATGGCCGGGACAATATCATAGATATTGTTGAAAGATGGCCTGGTGCTACCCATGGCAGCAGAATGCTTAGGGAAAGCGGACTCGATGCTTTGTTCCTAGGAGGGCATGTACCTGGTGACCACAGTTACCTACTGGGTGATAGTGGATACCCATGCAAAAGGTGGCTACTAACACCTTATGTAAATCCCCAATCAGGAGCCCAAACTCGCTACAACAG CGCCCTTAAAACAACTCGTTCAAGAGTGGAACGCGGCATTGGCCAACTGAAAAGGAGGTGGGGAATCCTGAACggtgaaatacaattaaaaccaGAAAATGCGTGCAA GGTTATCATTGCATGTGCTGTTTTGCACAACATTTGTAAGCGCCGCAACATTCCATTGCTTGACATTTTACCGAATGCAGCAGGTCAAGGGATGAACCAGGGCGTATATGCAGGGCCCAAGAAGGGTTGCGTTACAGGGAATTTGTAG